Proteins co-encoded in one Streptococcus pyogenes genomic window:
- a CDS encoding GntR family transcriptional regulator — MSWKFEEKSPIYAQIAQHVMMQIISQEIKSGDQLPTVREYAEIAGVNPNTMQRAFTELEREGMVYSQRTAGRFVTDDQKLIARKRRELAISELESFITNMTKMGFSHTEIIPVLTSFLKEDSQ; from the coding sequence ATGTCTTGGAAATTTGAGGAAAAATCTCCTATTTATGCGCAGATAGCACAACATGTCATGATGCAAATTATTAGCCAAGAAATCAAGAGTGGTGATCAACTTCCAACTGTTCGTGAATATGCAGAAATCGCAGGTGTTAATCCTAACACCATGCAACGAGCGTTTACAGAACTTGAACGGGAAGGAATGGTTTATTCGCAACGTACTGCTGGCCGTTTTGTAACTGACGATCAAAAATTAATTGCTCGTAAAAGACGAGAGTTAGCAATTAGTGAATTAGAATCATTTATCACCAATATGACAAAAATGGGATTTAGTCACACTGAGATTATCCCTGTTTTGACGAGCTTTTTAAAGGAGGATTCACAATAA
- a CDS encoding ABC transporter ATP-binding protein, giving the protein MAHLLQLHHVSKSYREKKAIDDLTITIPNGKIIGLLGPNGSGKTTLIKLINGLLQPNKGEIVIDGYRPCVETKKIISYLPDTTYLNENMRIKDMLEFFSDFYSDFDKSKATSLLRDLELDPEDRFKTLSKGNKEKVQLILVMSRKARLYVLDEPIGGVDPAARDYILKTIINSYCENASVIISTHLISDIEPILDEVIFLKQGRLFLSGNADDLRQEYQQSIDSLFRETYKV; this is encoded by the coding sequence ATGGCACACCTATTGCAACTACATCATGTTTCAAAATCTTACCGTGAAAAAAAAGCTATTGATGACTTAACCATTACTATCCCGAACGGTAAAATTATCGGATTATTAGGTCCAAATGGAAGTGGTAAAACAACTTTAATTAAACTCATTAATGGCCTTTTACAACCAAATAAAGGAGAAATTGTCATTGATGGCTACCGTCCCTGTGTTGAGACAAAAAAAATTATTTCTTATTTACCAGATACTACTTATCTTAATGAAAATATGAGAATTAAGGACATGTTGGAGTTCTTTAGTGATTTTTACAGCGACTTTGACAAATCCAAAGCAACAAGCCTTCTAAGAGATTTAGAACTAGACCCTGAAGACCGCTTCAAAACTCTATCCAAAGGAAACAAAGAAAAAGTACAATTAATTCTTGTGATGAGTCGTAAAGCCAGACTCTATGTACTTGATGAACCTATTGGTGGAGTTGACCCTGCCGCAAGAGACTACATCCTAAAAACCATCATTAATAGTTATTGTGAAAATGCTTCTGTTATTATCTCAACCCACTTGATTTCGGACATTGAACCTATCCTTGACGAAGTCATTTTCTTGAAACAAGGAAGACTTTTCTTATCTGGCAATGCTGATGATCTAAGACAAGAATACCAGCAATCCATTGATTCCCTCTTTAGGGAAACTTATAAGGTTTAG
- the lepB gene encoding signal peptidase I encodes MVKRDFIRNILLLLIVIIGAILLRIFVFSTFKVSPETANTYLKSGDLVTIKKNIQPKYKDFVVYRVGKKDYVSRVIAVEGDSVTYMDDIFYLNNMVESQAYLEKMKAHYLNHAPFGTLYTDDFTVATITADKYQKVPKGKYLLLNDNRKNTNDSRRFGLINASQIKGLVTFRVLPLSDFGFVEVE; translated from the coding sequence ATGGTAAAGCGAGATTTTATAAGAAATATATTATTGTTATTAATTGTGATTATTGGGGCTATTTTGTTGAGAATCTTTGTTTTTTCAACTTTTAAAGTTTCTCCAGAAACAGCTAATACTTATTTAAAGAGTGGTGATTTAGTCACAATCAAAAAAAATATTCAGCCCAAATATAAAGATTTTGTGGTTTATAGAGTTGGAAAAAAAGATTATGTCAGTCGAGTCATTGCTGTTGAAGGCGATAGCGTGACTTATATGGACGATATTTTTTACCTCAATAATATGGTAGAGTCACAGGCTTACCTTGAAAAGATGAAAGCACATTACTTGAATCATGCACCGTTTGGCACATTGTATACAGATGATTTTACAGTTGCTACCATCACAGCTGATAAGTATCAAAAAGTTCCTAAGGGGAAGTATCTTCTTTTGAATGATAACCGGAAAAATACGAATGACAGTCGTCGATTTGGGTTAATAAATGCCTCGCAGATTAAAGGTTTAGTGACCTTTAGAGTTTTGCCTCTCAGCGATTTTGGATTTGTAGAAGTAGAGTAG
- a CDS encoding TVP38/TMEM64 family protein, with amino-acid sequence MTKRNSKAYILWQKIIKILGIIALIGTFFLAFWLYRLGILNDSNALKDLVQRYRLWGPFVFIVVQIIQIVFPVIPGGLTTVAGFLIFGPVTGFIYNYVGIIIGSIALFLLVKTYGRKFILLFVNDKTFYKYERRLETPGYEKLFIFCMASPVSPADIMVMITGLTDMSLKRFVTILLITKPISIIGYSYLFIFGKDVISWFLQH; translated from the coding sequence ATGACAAAACGTAATTCAAAAGCCTATATATTATGGCAAAAAATTATCAAAATTTTAGGAATTATTGCACTAATTGGTACTTTTTTCCTCGCTTTTTGGCTGTATAGACTAGGTATATTAAACGATAGTAATGCTCTTAAAGACTTAGTGCAGCGCTATAGATTATGGGGGCCGTTTGTTTTTATTGTCGTGCAGATCATACAGATTGTTTTTCCTGTGATTCCTGGAGGCCTTACGACAGTTGCAGGTTTTTTAATCTTTGGCCCTGTAACAGGTTTTATTTATAATTATGTAGGCATCATTATTGGCAGTATAGCCCTCTTCTTGCTCGTTAAGACTTATGGTCGTAAATTTATCTTACTCTTTGTAAATGACAAAACATTTTACAAGTATGAAAGGCGTTTGGAGACACCAGGATATGAAAAATTATTTATTTTTTGTATGGCATCGCCTGTTTCTCCAGCTGATATTATGGTTATGATTACGGGATTGACGGACATGTCTTTAAAGCGCTTTGTAACTATTCTTTTAATAACTAAACCAATTTCTATTATCGGCTACAGTTATTTATTTATTTTTGGAAAAGATGTTATATCTTGGTTCTTACAGCATTAA
- the pfkA gene encoding 6-phosphofructokinase translates to MKRIAVLTSGGDAPGMNAAIRAVVRKAISEGMEVYGINRGYAGMVDGDIFPLGSKEVGDKISRGGTFLYSARYPEFAQLEGQLAGIEQLKKHGIEGVVVIGGDGSYHGAMRLTEHGFPAVGIPGTIDNDIAGTDYTIGFDTAVNTAVEAIDKLRDTSSSHGRTFVVEVMGRNAGDIALWAGIASGADQIIVPEEEFDIEKVASTIQYDFEHKGKNHHIIVLAEGVMSGEAFAQKLKEAGDKSDLRVTNLGHILRGGSPTARDRVIASWMGSHAVELLKDGKGGLAVGIHNEELVESPILGTAEEGALFSLTEEGKIIVNNPHKARLDFAALNRSLSQ, encoded by the coding sequence ATGAAACGTATTGCTGTTTTAACCAGTGGCGGCGACGCTCCTGGTATGAACGCTGCTATTCGTGCAGTCGTTCGTAAAGCAATTTCAGAAGGAATGGAAGTTTATGGTATCAACCGTGGCTATGCAGGTATGGTTGATGGCGACATTTTCCCACTGGGTTCAAAAGAAGTTGGTGATAAAATCTCACGTGGTGGAACTTTCTTATACTCAGCTCGTTATCCAGAGTTTGCTCAACTTGAAGGTCAATTGGCTGGTATTGAGCAACTTAAAAAACATGGTATTGAAGGTGTTGTTGTTATTGGTGGGGATGGTTCTTATCATGGCGCTATGCGCTTGACAGAGCACGGCTTCCCAGCGGTAGGTATCCCAGGAACAATCGATAACGATATTGCGGGAACTGACTACACTATCGGATTTGATACAGCAGTTAACACAGCAGTTGAAGCTATTGATAAACTTCGTGACACCTCATCAAGTCACGGACGTACTTTTGTGGTTGAAGTGATGGGTCGCAATGCGGGTGATATTGCTCTTTGGGCAGGTATTGCTAGTGGTGCTGATCAAATCATTGTTCCAGAAGAAGAGTTTGATATTGAAAAAGTGGCATCAACAATCCAATATGATTTTGAACACAAAGGTAAAAATCACCACATTATCGTCTTAGCTGAAGGTGTTATGAGCGGTGAAGCTTTTGCTCAAAAACTGAAAGAAGCTGGCGATAAGAGTGACCTTCGTGTGACAAATCTTGGCCACATTCTTCGTGGGGGTTCACCAACTGCTCGTGACCGTGTCATTGCTTCTTGGATGGGTTCACATGCTGTTGAGCTACTTAAAGATGGCAAAGGTGGTTTGGCTGTTGGTATTCACAATGAAGAACTTGTTGAAAGCCCAATCCTTGGTACTGCAGAAGAAGGTGCTTTGTTCAGCTTGACTGAAGAAGGCAAGATTATTGTTAATAATCCACACAAAGCTCGTTTAGACTTTGCAGCTTTGAACCGTTCATTGTCACAATAA
- the pyk gene encoding pyruvate kinase, with protein sequence MNKRVKIVATLGPAVEIRGGKKYGEDGYWAGQLDVEESAKKIAELIEAGANVFRFNFSHGDHKEQGDRMATVRLAEEIARQKVGFLLDTKGPEMRTELFADDAKEFSYVTGEKIRVATTQGIQSTRDVIALNVAGSLDIYDEVEVGHTILIDDGKLGLKVIDKDIATRQFIVEVENDGIIAKQKGVNIPNTKIPFPALAERDNADIRFGLEQGLNFIAISFVRTAKDVEEVREICRETGNDHVQLFAKIENQQGIDNLDEIIEAADGIMIARGDMGIEVPFEMVPVFQKMIITKVNAAGKAVITATNMLETMTEKPRATRSEVSDVFNAVIDGTDATMLSGESANGKYPVESVRTMATIDRNAQTLLNEYGRLDSSAFPRTNKTDVIASAVKDATHSMDIKLVVTITETGNTARAISKFRPDADILAVTFDEKVQRALMINWGVIPVLAEKPASTDDMFEVAERVAVEAGLVQSGDNIVIVAGVPVGTGGTNTMRVRTVK encoded by the coding sequence ATGAATAAACGCGTAAAAATCGTTGCAACACTTGGTCCTGCGGTTGAAATCCGTGGTGGTAAAAAATACGGAGAAGATGGCTACTGGGCTGGTCAACTTGATGTTGAAGAATCAGCAAAAAAAATCGCTGAATTAATTGAAGCTGGTGCGAATGTTTTCCGTTTCAATTTCTCACACGGTGACCACAAAGAGCAAGGTGACCGTATGGCAACTGTTCGCCTTGCAGAAGAAATTGCTCGTCAAAAAGTTGGTTTCCTTTTGGATACTAAAGGTCCTGAAATGCGTACGGAATTGTTTGCAGATGATGCTAAAGAGTTTAGCTATGTTACTGGAGAAAAAATCCGTGTAGCGACTACACAAGGTATTCAATCAACTCGCGATGTTATTGCTTTGAACGTTGCTGGTAGCCTTGACATCTACGATGAAGTAGAAGTAGGTCATACTATTCTTATCGATGATGGTAAACTTGGTTTGAAAGTGATCGACAAAGATATCGCAACACGTCAATTTATCGTTGAAGTAGAAAACGACGGTATTATTGCTAAACAAAAAGGTGTTAATATCCCTAACACTAAAATTCCTTTCCCAGCACTTGCGGAACGCGACAATGCTGATATCCGTTTTGGTCTTGAACAAGGACTTAACTTTATTGCAATCTCATTTGTTCGTACAGCCAAAGACGTTGAGGAAGTTCGTGAAATCTGTCGCGAAACTGGTAACGACCATGTGCAATTATTTGCTAAGATTGAAAACCAACAAGGTATCGATAATCTTGATGAAATCATCGAAGCTGCTGATGGTATCATGATTGCACGTGGCGACATGGGTATCGAAGTACCATTTGAAATGGTTCCAGTTTTCCAAAAAATGATTATCACTAAAGTGAATGCAGCTGGTAAAGCAGTTATCACAGCAACAAACATGCTTGAAACAATGACTGAAAAACCACGTGCGACACGTTCTGAAGTATCTGACGTCTTCAATGCTGTTATCGATGGTACTGATGCAACAATGCTTTCAGGAGAGTCAGCTAACGGTAAATACCCGGTTGAATCTGTTCGTACAATGGCGACTATTGATCGTAATGCACAAACTCTTCTTAACGAATATGGTCGTTTAGATTCATCTGCCTTCCCACGTACCAATAAAACAGATGTTATTGCTTCAGCTGTTAAAGATGCCACTCATTCAATGGACATCAAACTTGTTGTGACTATTACTGAGACAGGTAATACAGCTCGTGCGATTTCTAAATTCCGTCCAGATGCGGACATCTTAGCTGTAACATTTGATGAAAAAGTACAACGTGCTTTGATGATTAACTGGGGTGTTATTCCTGTTCTTGCTGAAAAACCTGCATCTACTGATGACATGTTTGAAGTAGCAGAGCGTGTTGCTGTGGAGGCAGGCTTAGTTCAATCTGGGGATAATATTGTTATTGTTGCTGGTGTTCCAGTTGGTACTGGTGGAACGAATACTATGCGTGTTCGTACAGTAAAATAA
- a CDS encoding DNA polymerase III subunit alpha, with amino-acid sequence MFAQLDTKTVYSFMDSLIDLNHYFERAKQFGYHTIGIMDKDNLYGAYHFIKGCQKNGLQPVLGLEIEILYQERQVLLNLIAQNTQGYHQLLKISTAKMSGKLHMDYFCQHLEGIAVIIPSKGWSDTLVVPFDYYIGVDQYTDLSHMDSKRQLIPLRTVRYFAQDDMETLHMLHAIRDNLSLAETPVVESDQELADCQQLTAFYQTHCPQALQNLEDLVSGIYYDFDTNLKLPHFNRDKSAKQELQDLTEAGLKEKGLWKEPYQSRLLHELVIISDMGFDDYFLIVWDLLRFGRSKGYYMGMGRGSAAGSLVAYALNITGIDPVQHDLLFERFLNKERYSMPDIDIDLPDIYRSEFLRYVRNRYGSDHSAQIVTFSTFGPKQAIRDVFKRFGVPEYELTNLTKKIGFKDSLATVYEKSISFRQVINSRTEFQKAFAIAKRIEGNPRQTSIHAAGIVMSDDALTNHIPLKSGDDMMITQYDAHAVEANGLLKMDFLGLRNLTFVQKMQEKVAKDYGCQIDITAIDLEDPQTLALFAKGDTKGIFQFEQNGAINLLKRIKPQRFEEIVATTSLNRPGASDYTTNFIKRREGQEKIDLIDPVIAPILEPTYGIMLYQEQVMQIAQVYAGFTLGKADLLRRAMSKKNLQEMQKMEEDFIASAKHLGRAEETARGLFKRMEKFAGYGFNRSHAFAYSALAFQLAYFKAHYPAVFYDIMMNYSSSDYITDALESDFQVAQVTINSIPYTDKIEASKIYMGLKNIKGLPRDFAYWIIEQRPFNSVEDFLTRTPEKYQKKVFLEPLIKIGLFDCFEPNRKKILDNLDGLLVFVNELGSLFSDSSFSWVDTKDYSVTEKYSLEQEIVGVGMSKHPLIDIAEKSTQTFTPISQLVKESEAVVLIQIDSIRIIRTKTSGQQMAFLSVNDTKKKLDVTLFPQEYAIYKDQLKEGEFYYLKGRIKERDHRLQMVCQQVQMAISQKYWLLVENHQFDSQISEILGAFPGTTPVVIHYQKNKETIALTKIQVHVTENLKEKLRPFVLKTVFR; translated from the coding sequence ATGTTTGCTCAACTTGATACTAAAACTGTATACTCATTTATGGATAGTTTAATTGACTTAAATCATTATTTTGAACGAGCAAAGCAATTTGGTTACCACACCATAGGAATCATGGATAAGGATAATCTTTATGGTGCTTACCATTTTATTAAAGGTTGTCAAAAAAATGGACTGCAGCCAGTTTTAGGTTTGGAAATAGAGATTCTCTATCAAGAGCGGCAGGTGCTCCTTAACTTAATCGCCCAGAATACACAAGGCTATCATCAGCTTTTAAAAATTTCCACGGCAAAAATGTCTGGCAAGCTTCATATGGATTACTTCTGCCAACATTTGGAAGGGATAGCGGTTATTATTCCTAGTAAGGGTTGGAGCGATACATTAGTGGTCCCTTTTGACTACTATATCGGTGTTGATCAGTATACTGATTTATCTCATATGGATTCTAAGAGGCAGCTTATACCCCTAAGGACAGTTCGTTATTTTGCGCAAGATGATATGGAAACCCTGCACATGTTGCATGCCATTCGAGATAACCTCAGTCTGGCAGAGACCCCTGTGGTAGAAAGTGATCAAGAGTTAGCAGATTGTCAACAACTAACCGCCTTCTATCAAACACACTGCCCTCAAGCTCTACAGAATTTAGAAGACTTAGTGTCAGGAATCTATTATGATTTCGATACAAATTTAAAATTGCCTCATTTTAATAGAGATAAGTCTGCCAAGCAAGAATTGCAAGACTTGACTGAGGCTGGTTTGAAGGAAAAAGGATTGTGGAAAGAGCCTTATCAATCGCGCTTACTACATGAATTGGTCATTATTTCTGACATGGGCTTTGATGATTATTTTTTGATTGTGTGGGATTTACTTCGCTTTGGACGCAGTAAAGGCTATTATATGGGAATGGGACGTGGCTCGGCGGCAGGTAGTCTAGTGGCTTATGCTCTGAACATTACAGGGATTGATCCAGTTCAACATGATTTGCTATTTGAGCGCTTTTTAAACAAAGAACGTTATAGCATGCCTGATATTGATATCGATCTTCCAGATATTTACCGTTCAGAATTTCTACGGTATGTCCGAAATCGTTATGGTAGCGACCATTCGGCGCAAATTGTGACCTTTTCAACCTTTGGCCCTAAACAGGCTATTCGTGATGTTTTCAAACGGTTCGGGGTTCCAGAATACGAACTGACTAATCTCACTAAAAAAATTGGTTTTAAAGATAGCTTGGCTACTGTCTATGAAAAGTCAATCTCTTTTAGGCAGGTTATTAATAGTAGAACTGAATTTCAAAAGGCTTTTGCCATTGCCAAGCGTATCGAAGGAAATCCAAGACAAACGTCCATTCACGCAGCTGGTATTGTGATGAGTGATGATGCCTTGACCAATCATATTCCTCTAAAATCGGGCGATGACATGATGATCACCCAGTATGATGCTCATGCGGTCGAAGCTAATGGCCTGTTAAAAATGGATTTTTTGGGGTTAAGAAATTTGACCTTTGTTCAAAAAATGCAAGAGAAGGTTGCTAAAGACTACGGGTGTCAGATTGATATTACAGCCATTGATTTAGAAGACCCGCAAACGTTGGCACTTTTTGCTAAAGGGGATACCAAGGGAATTTTCCAATTTGAACAAAATGGTGCTATTAATCTTTTAAAACGGATTAAGCCACAACGTTTTGAAGAAATTGTTGCCACTACCAGTCTAAATAGACCAGGGGCAAGTGACTATACCACTAATTTCATTAAACGAAGAGAAGGACAAGAAAAAATTGATTTGATTGATCCTGTGATTGCTCCCATTTTAGAGCCAACTTACGGTATTATGCTTTATCAAGAACAAGTTATGCAGATTGCACAGGTTTATGCTGGTTTTACGTTAGGCAAGGCCGACTTGTTAAGGCGTGCCATGTCTAAAAAAAATCTACAAGAAATGCAAAAAATGGAAGAAGACTTTATTGCTTCTGCTAAGCACCTAGGGAGAGCTGAAGAAACAGCTAGAGGACTTTTTAAACGGATGGAAAAATTTGCAGGTTATGGTTTTAACCGCAGCCATGCCTTTGCCTATTCAGCTTTAGCTTTTCAATTGGCTTATTTCAAAGCCCATTACCCGGCTGTTTTTTACGATATCATGATGAATTATTCTAGCAGTGACTATATCACAGATGCTCTAGAATCAGATTTTCAAGTAGCGCAAGTTACCATTAATAGTATTCCTTACACTGATAAAATTGAAGCTAGCAAGATTTACATGGGGCTGAAAAATATTAAGGGGTTGCCAAGGGATTTTGCTTATTGGATTATCGAGCAAAGACCATTTAATAGCGTAGAGGATTTTCTCACTAGAACTCCAGAAAAATATCAAAAAAAGGTTTTCCTTGAGCCTCTGATAAAAATAGGTCTGTTTGATTGCTTTGAGCCTAACCGTAAAAAAATTCTGGACAATTTGGATGGTTTACTGGTATTTGTTAATGAGCTTGGTTCTCTTTTTTCAGATTCTTCCTTTAGTTGGGTAGATACGAAAGATTACTCAGTAACTGAAAAATATTCTTTGGAACAGGAGATCGTTGGAGTTGGCATGAGCAAGCATCCTTTAATTGATATTGCTGAGAAAAGTACCCAAACTTTTACTCCTATTTCACAGTTAGTCAAAGAAAGCGAAGCAGTCGTACTGATTCAAATAGATAGCATTAGGATCATTAGAACCAAAACAAGTGGGCAGCAAATGGCTTTTTTAAGTGTGAATGACACTAAGAAAAAGCTCGATGTCACACTTTTTCCACAAGAGTATGCCATTTATAAAGACCAATTAAAAGAAGGAGAATTCTATTACTTAAAAGGTAGAATAAAAGAAAGAGACCATCGACTGCAGATGGTGTGTCAGCAAGTGCAAATGGCTATTAGTCAAAAATATTGGTTATTAGTTGAAAACCATCAGTTTGATTCCCAAATTTCTGAGATTTTAGGTGCCTTTCCAGGAACGACTCCAGTTGTTATTCACTATCAAAAAAATAAGGAAACAATTGCATTAACTAAGATTCAGGTTCATGTAACAGAGAATTTAAAGGAAAAACTTCGTCCTTTTGTTCTGAAAACGGTTTTTCGATAA